From Roseateles sp. SL47:
GCGCCACCATCGAGGACTTCGAGCGGTTCAGCGCCAAGTCGGCCGGGACCTTTTTTGTGCAGCACGGAACAGGGCGCCGCTTTGTCGATCCGGGTGGCACCGTCGCCAGCGTGGCGCCGGGATCTTCCGCCATTCCGCCACACGTCGAGAGGGGCTATGCCCCACCCGTGCCTGATCTGCTGTTCTTCTATTGCAAGACCGCGCCGTCGCCCGCGTGCCGTGGCGGAGCAACGACGGTCTATGACGGATTTCAGCTCTTCTCCGCCATGAGCGCTTCCTTGCAGCGCCACTTTGTGGATGCTCGCCTGCGGTGGCGGACATGGGTGCCCCACGAGATGCTGGCTCAGATTTTCGATGGCGACGCTCATCTGCAACCCGATCACATCGTCAACTTCTATCAGGACAAGCTGGCGAATCCCCGGTACCAGGAACGCATCGAAGCAACGTTCATGGACGGCGGATTGCGGGTTGACTTCGTCGCGCCCGCCGCGATCCGTGCACCGCGCAAGGACGGGTGGGCGTTTTCGAACTCCGGATTGTCGTACCTCGGAAGCTGGATGAGGGACGAAGAGATTGAACTACTGTCCGAGGACCGACGGCCTTACCCCACGGAATTTCTCAGCGGGGCCTTGGAGTACGCGAATCACGTGGTGGTGCGCATCGAATGGCAGGCCGGGGACATCGTCGCCATCGACAACCGAACGGTGCTCCATGGACGCGAGGCCTTTGATGATCCGGGACGGGAGGTGTATGTCCGAATGTGTTTCGCCGATGTCTAAGCCTGGGCCTGGAGACCTGATGTGAACGACCTCGAGCACATTGTCATCGTCAGCGGCAGCCACCGGGTCCACTCGCAATCCAGGCGCGTCGCCGAGTTCATCCGTGAGACCTTGGGCATCAGGTTCGGCACTGCGACCCACGTCATCGACCTCGCGGAAGCCGAAATCCCGATGTGGGAAGAAGGGGTTCGCTCGGGTGGCACGGTATGGGCCAAGGCGTGGGCGCCCGTGGCCAGACAGCTGGAGACTGCCGACGGCCTTGTGCTTGTGGTGCCTGAATGGGCTGGCATGGTGCCGCCGGCGGTCAAGAATTTCCTCTTGCTCTGTGTCGCTGAGCTGGCGCACAAGCCAGCCTTGATCATCTCGGTGTCTGCAGGCGATGGCGGGGCCTACCCCGTCGCCGAACTCAGAGCGTTCGGGTTCAAGAACAACCGTGTCTGCTACATCCCTGACCACGTGATCCTGCGCCACGTGGATGAACTGCTTGAAGGTTCGGAGGCGATCCACCCTGCGGATGCCAATGCCCGAGCACGAATTCGCCATTCGCTGAGCATGCTGCTTCTCTACGCTTCGGCGCTGAAACAGGTCAGACAGGCCCCCGAATATGACTTGTCGCAGTTCCCATACGGGATGTGAAGACACCAGGAGCTCAAATGAGGTTGGACTTCACTTCCCACACCCCCGCGACGCCCTCGGTGCGCAACGTGGTGAAACTTCCGATGACACTGCCCGACGGGAAGCAGCTCCGCGGGGAGCTGATCAGCTTCTCCGGGCTCAGCGACCAGCGCGAGCACTTCGCGGTCCGGTTTTCGGGTGGCTCACTGGCCGATCCGCTGCTCCGGCTGCATTCCGAATGCGTCACTGGAGACGTCTTGGGGTCGCGCCGCTGCGACTGCGGTTCGCAGCTCCATGAAGCGCTGCGAATGCTTGACGAGTGTGGTGGCTACCTGCTCTATCTTCGTCAGGAGGGGCGTGGCCTTGGTCTGTACCGGAAGATCGATGCCTACCGGCTGCAGGAGCAGGGTTCTGACACGTTCGAGGCCAACCGGATATTGGGCTACGCGGACGACGAGAGAAGCTATGCGGTGGCCGTTGAAATGCTGGAAGCGCTCGGGCTACGCGCGGTCCGCCTCCTGAGCAACAACCCCGACAAGGCGCAACAGCTGGAGCAGGCCGGCATCCGTGTGACCGAACGCATCCCGACCGGCGTCTTCATGAACGACTGCAATCGGGGCTACATAGAGGCCAAGGTTCGCAAGGGCGGACACACAATGCATCTCTAAGATGGAGAGGAGTCCATTCCGTGATCGAACACCAGTCCCCCATCAGCGGCATTGCTACGTACGGTGGTCGCCTCGTCGCAACAGCAGGTTACGACAATCACGTGATCCTCTGGGATCATGCTCTTCGCCTTGCGATTGCACGAGGTACGCATGACCACCTCGCCAACCATGTGGCGTTCAGCCGCGACGGTCGCCATCTGGTGACGTCGTCGAGCGACCATACGGCGCGGCTATGGTCGGTACCGGAGATGAAGTTGCTGGCCGTCATTTCATCTCACCACGATGATGTCGAGATGTCGGCATTCCACCCGTTCGACCGCTACATTGCGACCGCCTCCCGCGACCATGATGTCTTGATTCATGACTTTTCCGGGAGGTTGGTTCAGCGGCTAGCCGGGCATACGGCCGACGTCATCTCTGTCTGCTGGTCGAGCGATGGCCGCGAGCTGGTTTCGTCCAGCGATGACGGCACGGTCAAACGCTGGTCCTTTCACGATGGTCGCTTGCTTGATGACTATGACCTCGGCGGTGCGGAAACCGATGCGGTCGTGGTTTCGGCAGATGGAACCATCTTCGCCGGCAACGACGACGGCGAAATCGTCGTCTTGCGAGAAGGGGGCGCAGCACGTTGGCGTTTGCATGCGGCGGGCATCAAGCGCCTCGTGCTGGACGAGGGCGGTCGTTTGCTCGTGAGTCTCAGCTACGACCGTGCGCTACGTGTCTCGGATGCCGGCGCCAGTAGCCTGGTGCCTCACGCGGAGTCGATGATGCCGGAGGTGGTCTGGCCACGCTCGTGTGCCTTTCTCAACCCCGGCACACTCGTCTTCGGCACCTTCGGATCGGCTTATGCGCTGCACGATATCCGCCGGGGCACCTGGGATACAGACTCCGTCCGGGCAACACGCGGCGTCAACGCAGTGGCTGTCCATGACGGCCGCCGCTTGACCATTGGCGACAGCGGGGTGCTCCGAATCGATGGCAAGGAAGCGACGCACATCGGAAGCCTCTGCAACTTCCTCACACCCGTTGCAGGCCGCGTCTTCACCGGCGGACAGATGGGCGCAGTTTTCGATGCACTCTCAGGCGAGCAATTGCATCAGCATCGTTCGCCAATCAATTGTGGTGCGGCCTTCAATCTCGATGGGGCATCACACGTGGTCCTGGGCACCTACACGGGTGAGGGACTCGTGTTCAAGGTGTCGGAGAGCGGCGCCGTCTTGCTGGTCGCAACGCTGCCGTTGCACAAGAACGCTGTCAAGGGCATCGCCGTCTCCGGCGGCAGAATCTTCGCGGTCTGTGCGGATTGCAGCGCCGCCTGGTTCTCCACAGAAGATTTCAGCGAACTTGCGCGGGTAAGCGCCGCGCACGGGCGCATCGCCAACGGTTGCGCGCGACTGCCAGAGGGGCGATTCGCGAGTGTCGGGCGGGACCACAAGTTGCGCCTTTGGACTGGCACACAAGCAGTCGTTGTGGA
This genomic window contains:
- the ribA gene encoding GTP cyclohydrolase II RibA — its product is MTLPDGKQLRGELISFSGLSDQREHFAVRFSGGSLADPLLRLHSECVTGDVLGSRRCDCGSQLHEALRMLDECGGYLLYLRQEGRGLGLYRKIDAYRLQEQGSDTFEANRILGYADDERSYAVAVEMLEALGLRAVRLLSNNPDKAQQLEQAGIRVTERIPTGVFMNDCNRGYIEAKVRKGGHTMHL
- a CDS encoding NADPH-dependent FMN reductase; this encodes MNDLEHIVIVSGSHRVHSQSRRVAEFIRETLGIRFGTATHVIDLAEAEIPMWEEGVRSGGTVWAKAWAPVARQLETADGLVLVVPEWAGMVPPAVKNFLLLCVAELAHKPALIISVSAGDGGAYPVAELRAFGFKNNRVCYIPDHVILRHVDELLEGSEAIHPADANARARIRHSLSMLLLYASALKQVRQAPEYDLSQFPYGM
- a CDS encoding WD40 repeat domain-containing protein, which produces MIEHQSPISGIATYGGRLVATAGYDNHVILWDHALRLAIARGTHDHLANHVAFSRDGRHLVTSSSDHTARLWSVPEMKLLAVISSHHDDVEMSAFHPFDRYIATASRDHDVLIHDFSGRLVQRLAGHTADVISVCWSSDGRELVSSSDDGTVKRWSFHDGRLLDDYDLGGAETDAVVVSADGTIFAGNDDGEIVVLREGGAARWRLHAAGIKRLVLDEGGRLLVSLSYDRALRVSDAGASSLVPHAESMMPEVVWPRSCAFLNPGTLVFGTFGSAYALHDIRRGTWDTDSVRATRGVNAVAVHDGRRLTIGDSGVLRIDGKEATHIGSLCNFLTPVAGRVFTGGQMGAVFDALSGEQLHQHRSPINCGAAFNLDGASHVVLGTYTGEGLVFKVSESGAVLLVATLPLHKNAVKGIAVSGGRIFAVCADCSAAWFSTEDFSELARVSAAHGRIANGCARLPEGRFASVGRDHKLRLWTGTQAVVVDTPHTHSIKCVSCSGDGRFVATGSYYGVVAIYDTFNASWTGVRRVSAAGISSLCFDALTQCFLAASYDGDVHELVTTVGG
- a CDS encoding TauD/TfdA dioxygenase family protein, coding for MRWIGTLRDDFGAILEGDRTQLLELEDIALLQLVRRHGVAVFRGRGATIEDFERFSAKSAGTFFVQHGTGRRFVDPGGTVASVAPGSSAIPPHVERGYAPPVPDLLFFYCKTAPSPACRGGATTVYDGFQLFSAMSASLQRHFVDARLRWRTWVPHEMLAQIFDGDAHLQPDHIVNFYQDKLANPRYQERIEATFMDGGLRVDFVAPAAIRAPRKDGWAFSNSGLSYLGSWMRDEEIELLSEDRRPYPTEFLSGALEYANHVVVRIEWQAGDIVAIDNRTVLHGREAFDDPGREVYVRMCFADV